A genomic window from Pirellulaceae bacterium includes:
- a CDS encoding HEAT repeat domain-containing protein: protein MNMTSFQNTAFAFLLTFITGSFAQQTCLAQTDREAELIAILQSDAPGAEKAITCKHLAVHGTAHAVPELAKLLPDPKLTSWARTALEVIPDDSADEALRSALTHLDTGRPLIGVINSIATRGDTAAVPALVERLQSDHPEVRIAAAVALGKIGDAPAQQALENGLAKLATQANPGVAEGCILVAEQQYDRGDLAAAATLYAKVREAQVAKQRMLEATRGLILAQNSAELLSELLQSEDKDHFGLGLRTARELPGQEITDALVQALDNAETKRQSMIVLSLAERDRDSVLPAILRLAGSGNSNARKNAFLVLGNVGNASTVDTLLDGASDADGEVAESAKDALAALTDPAVDAAIKRRLSEAEGSTRTAIIETIGARRIDAISDLLIAADDSDPKVRTAALTALGATVGPDNLTELVQRFTNPKHATDQGTALKALTTASTRMPDRDACATHLTTAMKNQPLETQAALIAILGNVGGSKALQTVAASANHEQDALKDAASKTLGKWMTPDAAPVLLELAQPKANGKYQIRALRGYLRIARQMQLTPAERAEMCEQALRSAGRDQERALALRVLEIHPSLDSLAVAIKAKQTPVIQDAAHQTSLRVAKSLPGQAAEVAAILEKGGLKPAKIEILRATYGTGDQSKDVTEHLQRNVGQLPIISLPSASYNTAFDGDPAPGVVKQLTVEYKIDGSQGEASFPENAAIILPTP from the coding sequence ATGAATATGACCTCGTTTCAAAATACAGCGTTTGCTTTTTTACTCACCTTCATCACGGGCTCGTTTGCTCAACAAACGTGCCTTGCCCAGACCGACCGAGAGGCAGAATTAATTGCGATTTTGCAGTCCGACGCTCCGGGGGCTGAAAAGGCAATTACCTGCAAACACCTTGCTGTCCATGGAACCGCCCATGCAGTTCCAGAACTCGCGAAATTACTGCCAGACCCGAAGCTCACCTCTTGGGCCCGAACTGCGTTAGAAGTCATTCCTGACGACTCGGCCGATGAAGCACTTCGATCCGCCCTAACCCATCTGGACACCGGCCGTCCGCTGATAGGAGTTATTAACTCCATCGCAACGCGTGGCGACACGGCCGCCGTTCCCGCACTAGTCGAACGGCTTCAGTCGGATCACCCAGAAGTCCGAATCGCCGCCGCCGTTGCGTTGGGAAAGATTGGCGATGCGCCGGCCCAACAGGCTCTTGAAAACGGCCTGGCAAAGCTGGCCACGCAAGCGAATCCGGGTGTTGCGGAAGGATGCATCTTGGTTGCAGAACAACAATACGATCGCGGAGACCTTGCTGCAGCCGCGACGCTTTACGCAAAGGTACGTGAGGCTCAGGTCGCGAAGCAACGAATGCTCGAGGCGACACGAGGGCTCATTTTAGCCCAAAACTCAGCCGAACTTCTCAGCGAGCTATTGCAATCGGAAGACAAAGATCATTTTGGACTCGGCCTGCGTACCGCACGTGAACTTCCGGGCCAGGAAATCACGGACGCGTTGGTTCAAGCTTTAGACAATGCGGAAACCAAACGTCAAAGTATGATTGTCCTCTCACTTGCCGAACGCGATCGCGACTCGGTACTTCCGGCGATCCTACGTCTTGCTGGCTCAGGAAATTCGAACGCTCGAAAAAATGCGTTCCTTGTGCTCGGCAATGTGGGCAATGCATCCACCGTCGATACTCTCCTCGATGGCGCCTCCGATGCGGATGGCGAAGTGGCCGAATCGGCCAAGGACGCTCTTGCGGCCCTCACCGACCCGGCCGTCGACGCCGCCATCAAACGTCGCCTATCGGAGGCTGAGGGATCCACTCGTACGGCGATCATTGAAACCATTGGCGCTCGCCGTATCGACGCCATCTCTGACCTGCTGATCGCGGCGGATGACAGCGATCCCAAAGTTAGAACAGCCGCTCTGACCGCCTTAGGTGCCACGGTGGGACCCGATAATTTGACGGAACTGGTCCAACGCTTCACGAATCCGAAACATGCAACCGACCAGGGGACAGCGCTTAAGGCATTGACAACTGCCAGCACTCGAATGCCCGACCGTGATGCGTGTGCGACTCATTTGACAACGGCCATGAAAAATCAACCTCTCGAAACCCAAGCTGCACTCATCGCCATTCTTGGCAATGTGGGTGGCTCGAAGGCACTCCAAACCGTTGCCGCATCCGCCAATCACGAGCAGGATGCACTCAAAGATGCCGCCAGTAAAACTCTTGGCAAATGGATGACACCCGACGCAGCGCCGGTATTACTGGAACTCGCCCAGCCAAAAGCAAACGGCAAATACCAAATCCGCGCCTTGCGTGGCTACTTGCGAATCGCGCGTCAGATGCAACTCACCCCCGCCGAACGAGCAGAGATGTGCGAACAAGCACTCCGATCCGCCGGAAGAGATCAAGAGCGCGCTTTGGCTCTGCGTGTTTTGGAGATTCATCCCAGCCTGGATTCGCTCGCTGTCGCCATCAAAGCCAAACAAACCCCGGTGATCCAGGATGCGGCTCACCAAACCTCGCTGCGAGTTGCAAAAAGTCTTCCCGGACAGGCAGCCGAAGTGGCAGCAATCCTGGAGAAAGGAGGGTTAAAACCAGCAAAAATCGAAATCCTCCGGGCAACCTACGGAACCGGCGACCAATCGAAAGATGTCACCGAACATCTGCAACGAAACGTTGGTCAACTGCCGATCATCAGCCTGCCATCGGCTAGTTACAATACGGCCTTTGACGGCGATCCGGCACCTGGAGTCGTGAAACAATTGACCGTGGAATACAAGATCGATGGCAGTCAAGGCGAAGCGTCCTTCCCAGAAAATGCCGCCATCATCTTGCCCACGCCATAA
- a CDS encoding GDYXXLXY domain-containing protein: protein MKTLVFWLTTLVVFGVVNGMIAKKEATIRNGVTIYLPLETRDPRSLMQGDYMSLRYDLNGVAPNQRRGQFVVQLSPTRVAKVVRVDDGGPLKQGEYRLRFSKGAQGIRIATDSFFFQEGHAKDYANAKYGELKVALRGGSALVGLRNADLTDADPATKAGSKVEEAD from the coding sequence ATGAAAACTCTCGTCTTTTGGTTGACGACACTTGTCGTGTTTGGCGTGGTGAACGGCATGATCGCGAAGAAGGAGGCGACCATCCGAAATGGAGTTACGATCTATCTTCCACTCGAAACGCGAGATCCGCGGTCGCTGATGCAGGGAGATTACATGTCCTTGCGGTACGATCTCAACGGGGTGGCACCAAATCAACGACGTGGTCAATTTGTGGTTCAACTGAGTCCAACGCGTGTCGCCAAAGTGGTGCGGGTGGATGACGGCGGTCCGTTAAAGCAGGGCGAATATCGATTGAGATTCTCGAAAGGCGCCCAGGGGATACGTATCGCAACGGATTCGTTTTTCTTTCAAGAAGGCCACGCGAAAGATTACGCCAATGCAAAGTACGGCGAGTTGAAAGTCGCGCTTCGTGGGGGAAGCGCGTTGGTCGGCCTGCGAAATGCTGATTTGACCGATGCGGATCCGGCGACGAAGGCAGGCTCGAAAGTCGAAGAAGCCGACTGA
- a CDS encoding SUMF1/EgtB/PvdO family nonheme iron enzyme, giving the protein MVLHRCSFAALLVIMALLLTSQRSLGQSALPIDWTPPNSLHALPSVTTLPDLLTFADGRPVESPADWKRRREELKSMLLYYQYGNMPARPEKVSVVESRRRPHESGLGDVEFVTLEIDKVKPLRFRAVFYLPKQNGRRPVIIREEDRIGQRKDVPMFLEKGYIFVEYARHDLDPDRDRLVGVAQAAYPNHDWATLAVWAWCGMRLIDYLETRDDIDMGRIAITGHSRGGKMALLTGALDERIRLVVPHQSGSGGAGCYRLLGPGAEALAQNDKPHWYHERIRWFGKQEERLPFDQHFLKALVAPRCLLCTESIDDEFANPLGSLVTTVAAQPAFELLGASGNNAIHFRRGRHSTERTDWARILEFAEWKFFGKVPADQASYWTATFPLPDGFAAMNEQRPLLPQPTEPKHGNWIVPAPTKQPHQMVTVGAPGNEPDRDLHGQGRFGAVDQPFQISIHEVSHVDYARFLNAVAREDPAGLYHPRMETAAGAIRRVKNQSSYQYQVMLGQLPIPVSYVSWLDAVRYCNWLHHGRPTGEQGVGTTEDGAYQLAGVKRVGNRQIGAKYTLPTENEWYKAAYYALQPDGAGSYLHFARNPSNRPRIDRPQPDLLSPWGMTGFANRVWEWTESPVGQLHRALRSAAWYLGNNKQSAGHFYSHPHIEDARIGFRVVRLVPN; this is encoded by the coding sequence ATGGTTTTACATCGGTGTAGTTTCGCTGCGTTGTTGGTCATCATGGCTCTTCTGCTGACTTCCCAGCGGTCGCTGGGCCAGTCGGCTTTGCCGATCGATTGGACACCTCCGAACTCGTTGCATGCGTTACCCAGCGTGACCACCTTGCCTGACTTGTTGACCTTCGCGGACGGTCGACCGGTTGAGTCGCCTGCCGACTGGAAGCGACGACGCGAAGAGTTGAAGTCCATGCTGCTGTATTATCAATATGGCAACATGCCGGCGCGTCCGGAAAAAGTTTCGGTGGTCGAATCAAGACGGCGTCCCCACGAAAGTGGGTTAGGAGATGTTGAGTTCGTGACGCTCGAAATTGACAAGGTCAAGCCATTGCGCTTTCGTGCCGTATTCTATTTGCCAAAACAAAATGGCCGCAGACCGGTAATCATTCGCGAGGAGGACAGAATCGGCCAGCGGAAAGATGTGCCAATGTTCTTGGAAAAAGGCTACATCTTTGTTGAATACGCGCGTCATGACCTCGATCCTGATCGAGATCGGCTGGTGGGAGTGGCACAGGCTGCCTATCCGAATCATGACTGGGCCACGCTCGCCGTTTGGGCTTGGTGTGGTATGCGACTGATTGATTATCTTGAAACTCGAGATGATATCGACATGGGCCGGATTGCTATTACCGGACATTCACGGGGTGGAAAGATGGCATTGCTGACTGGGGCGTTGGATGAGCGCATCCGACTTGTCGTCCCCCACCAGTCCGGATCTGGAGGTGCCGGTTGCTACCGCCTGCTCGGCCCAGGCGCCGAGGCCCTCGCTCAAAATGACAAGCCTCACTGGTATCACGAGCGGATCCGGTGGTTTGGGAAGCAGGAAGAACGTTTGCCATTTGATCAGCATTTTCTCAAAGCACTTGTGGCGCCACGTTGTCTTCTGTGTACCGAATCGATTGATGATGAGTTTGCCAATCCGCTTGGCAGTCTGGTCACGACGGTTGCTGCGCAGCCTGCCTTCGAACTTCTTGGAGCGTCAGGAAATAACGCGATCCATTTTCGCCGCGGCCGACACTCGACGGAGCGGACTGATTGGGCACGAATTCTTGAATTTGCCGAATGGAAATTCTTTGGAAAAGTGCCGGCGGATCAGGCCAGTTACTGGACTGCAACCTTTCCTTTGCCTGATGGCTTTGCTGCGATGAACGAGCAGCGTCCCCTGTTGCCCCAACCGACGGAGCCGAAACACGGAAACTGGATTGTTCCCGCGCCCACCAAACAGCCTCACCAAATGGTAACCGTGGGGGCGCCCGGCAATGAGCCAGATCGCGATTTGCACGGCCAGGGCCGGTTTGGTGCGGTGGATCAGCCCTTTCAGATATCAATCCATGAGGTTTCGCATGTTGACTACGCCCGCTTTCTCAATGCGGTGGCTCGCGAGGATCCGGCTGGTTTGTACCATCCCCGCATGGAAACCGCTGCTGGAGCAATTCGCAGAGTGAAGAATCAATCCAGCTATCAATATCAGGTCATGCTGGGGCAATTGCCGATCCCGGTGAGCTATGTCTCCTGGTTGGATGCCGTTCGATATTGCAATTGGCTCCATCATGGTAGGCCAACCGGCGAACAGGGAGTCGGCACAACTGAGGATGGTGCTTACCAATTGGCAGGAGTGAAGCGCGTTGGGAATCGTCAGATCGGAGCCAAATACACCTTGCCGACGGAAAATGAATGGTACAAAGCGGCCTACTATGCGTTGCAGCCTGATGGAGCGGGTTCCTATCTGCATTTTGCACGGAACCCATCAAATCGACCCCGCATTGATCGGCCCCAACCTGATTTACTGAGTCCCTGGGGGATGACTGGGTTTGCCAATCGGGTGTGGGAGTGGACGGAATCTCCAGTCGGCCAGCTTCATCGTGCACTCCGATCAGCGGCGTGGTATTTGGGGAATAACAAGCAATCGGCGGGCCACTTTTACAGTCATCCTCATATCGAAGATGCGAGGATTGGGTTTCGCGTGGTTCGGCTTGTGCCGAATTAA
- a CDS encoding DUF4401 domain-containing protein: MVCQSFDGFWCLDSDSLFWHLFRGGGGLISDNPIMALLPGLLLFGAATLLRRTQSHLFWVKLALAISTLAHGLILIDAANLWGGEMAGGSVAIASILLCLVLYPLYDDDSHRFLSCLLAVVCLSVWMLINDFWPLIHLELLVELILLSVVFMYRPNLWVLRPLGCAMAIAVPGTLMLTLLPADQFSAVGWPAKVVLTLCLIWLYQWLAGGWKAFRSEPMVIAVLAAVCLAAVTTPEVLAALGL, from the coding sequence GTGGTTTGTCAAAGTTTTGATGGCTTTTGGTGCTTGGATAGCGACTCTTTGTTTTGGCATTTGTTTAGGGGGGGGGGCGGACTCATCAGCGATAACCCTATCATGGCGCTGTTGCCGGGTTTGTTACTGTTTGGCGCTGCAACGCTATTACGTCGAACTCAGTCACATTTATTCTGGGTTAAGCTTGCATTGGCGATCAGTACTCTCGCACATGGGTTGATACTTATCGATGCGGCCAATCTTTGGGGAGGCGAGATGGCAGGAGGCAGCGTGGCCATCGCTTCGATCTTACTTTGCCTAGTGCTCTATCCACTTTACGACGATGATTCACATCGATTTCTGTCTTGTTTATTGGCAGTTGTCTGTCTCTCGGTCTGGATGTTGATCAATGATTTCTGGCCGTTGATACATCTGGAATTATTGGTCGAACTCATCCTTCTTAGCGTCGTCTTTATGTATCGACCGAATTTATGGGTGTTGCGACCATTGGGCTGTGCGATGGCGATCGCAGTGCCCGGCACATTAATGTTAACCCTCTTGCCCGCCGATCAATTTTCCGCAGTTGGGTGGCCTGCCAAGGTCGTTTTGACGTTATGTCTGATCTGGCTTTATCAATGGCTTGCCGGAGGGTGGAAAGCATTTAGGTCAGAACCAATGGTAATCGCTGTGTTGGCGGCGGTTTGTTTGGCGGCGGTCACTACACCGGAAGTTTTAGCTGCTCTGGGGTTGTGA
- a CDS encoding DUF2157 domain-containing protein: MFVGSALLLAGVIFCFAFNWKRMHPVVKFGIIESLLWGCAVGAFANGLEKITGKVLLLSACVLVGVLLAVYGQIYQTGADAWPIYAIWAALIFPWVSISRFFALWVFWLAVSNVALILFWFQADISDHSEFGWGICLLLAMLNAMGLLAREVGLQRGVEWLRHRWGQQVLWLVVVVPLTIPSLLLIIAPSIGGGLFLGAIGLAIGLVVGQYYFRYRRPDLFCLGLNVSSVSILLLAFLVTNLGTDFEEAADFLLTGLLVLGVSTSAAFVLRRIAGSLEHHDV; encoded by the coding sequence TTGTTTGTTGGATCGGCGCTTCTATTGGCGGGGGTGATCTTCTGCTTTGCCTTCAATTGGAAGCGAATGCATCCTGTGGTCAAGTTCGGAATCATCGAGAGTTTACTCTGGGGTTGCGCGGTAGGTGCCTTCGCCAATGGATTGGAAAAAATCACCGGGAAGGTGTTGTTGTTGTCCGCATGTGTTCTCGTAGGAGTTCTACTTGCCGTTTATGGTCAGATCTACCAAACGGGCGCCGATGCTTGGCCCATCTATGCGATTTGGGCAGCGCTTATTTTTCCCTGGGTTTCTATTTCGAGATTTTTTGCACTTTGGGTTTTCTGGCTGGCTGTCAGTAACGTGGCGTTGATTTTGTTTTGGTTTCAGGCAGACATTTCCGACCACTCAGAGTTCGGCTGGGGAATCTGTTTGCTGCTGGCGATGCTGAATGCGATGGGGCTCCTAGCGCGAGAGGTTGGATTGCAAAGAGGAGTGGAGTGGCTTAGGCACCGTTGGGGGCAGCAGGTGCTCTGGCTGGTAGTGGTGGTTCCACTCACGATTCCATCTCTCCTACTGATTATTGCCCCGAGTATTGGTGGCGGTTTGTTTTTGGGAGCGATTGGTTTGGCGATTGGCCTCGTGGTTGGCCAATACTATTTTCGCTATCGCCGCCCGGATCTGTTCTGTCTAGGGCTGAATGTCTCGTCAGTATCCATCCTCCTCTTGGCGTTCCTTGTGACGAACCTGGGAACCGATTTTGAGGAAGCGGCCGACTTTTTACTGACAGGCTTGCTCGTACTTGGTGTCTCCACTTCCGCAGCATTTGTGTTGCGGAGAATTGCTGGGAGTCTTGAACATCATGATGTCTGA
- a CDS encoding Gfo/Idh/MocA family oxidoreductase, with protein sequence MSKRFQLSRRRFMKTAASASTAFALPNIVPGSALGMNGIVAPSERIVMGGIGIGNRGTYDLGCFLQQPDVQFVAICDVKESARNAAKGRVDTRNGNNDCETYRDLRVLLDRADIDGVLIATGPNWHATAATMAAKAGKDVYCEKPSTKNIQQSLDLAKIFKRTGRVFQAGTQRRNLPHFEFACELARTGRLGTLRKVYAHPAGMTTKTSGWATPQPEPNKEDVDWDMYLGPAAWRPFNKAHLDGFNFEKGGGMVGGGVLEWGSHCVDLCQWANNADRTAPVEYFPPSDGQVVANYENGVQLIIREKDWIPLGSCPVRFEGDDGWIETGDSGKFVLSSPELLAGRKVAEIGGYPATFHVRDFLNCVKSRGEPRATAETACYAHIACHAANIAVYLDRELKYDPVKNEFIDDPQANRLRSEALREPWRI encoded by the coding sequence GTGTCCAAACGCTTTCAACTATCTCGTCGTCGTTTTATGAAGACAGCAGCAAGTGCAAGTACAGCTTTTGCTCTACCCAACATCGTGCCCGGATCCGCCTTGGGCATGAACGGTATCGTGGCCCCGAGTGAACGGATCGTGATGGGGGGAATTGGAATCGGCAATCGTGGGACGTACGACCTGGGTTGCTTTCTACAACAGCCGGACGTTCAATTCGTAGCGATCTGCGATGTGAAGGAATCAGCTCGCAATGCAGCCAAAGGGCGCGTCGACACACGCAACGGCAACAACGATTGTGAAACTTATCGAGACCTCCGAGTTTTGCTAGACCGAGCGGACATCGACGGCGTTCTGATTGCGACAGGTCCCAATTGGCACGCGACGGCAGCCACGATGGCCGCAAAAGCAGGCAAGGATGTCTACTGCGAAAAACCGTCAACGAAAAACATTCAACAGAGTCTTGATTTAGCAAAAATCTTTAAACGAACAGGTCGTGTCTTTCAAGCTGGAACGCAACGGCGAAATCTACCGCACTTTGAGTTCGCCTGCGAGTTGGCAAGAACCGGGAGGCTAGGCACACTTCGAAAGGTCTACGCACATCCGGCTGGCATGACCACAAAAACCAGTGGATGGGCGACTCCTCAACCCGAACCTAACAAAGAGGACGTGGATTGGGATATGTATCTTGGTCCCGCCGCATGGCGTCCCTTCAACAAGGCACATTTGGACGGCTTCAACTTCGAGAAGGGCGGCGGCATGGTCGGTGGCGGCGTGTTGGAATGGGGTTCGCATTGCGTCGATTTATGCCAATGGGCGAACAACGCTGATCGAACAGCACCGGTTGAATATTTTCCACCGAGCGATGGCCAAGTCGTGGCCAATTACGAGAATGGCGTCCAACTCATCATTCGCGAGAAAGATTGGATTCCCCTCGGGTCCTGTCCGGTGCGATTCGAGGGCGACGATGGCTGGATCGAAACGGGTGACAGTGGCAAATTTGTCTTGAGTTCACCGGAGCTTTTGGCGGGACGGAAAGTGGCTGAGATCGGTGGCTATCCGGCAACCTTCCACGTCCGCGATTTCTTGAATTGCGTTAAGTCGCGGGGCGAGCCAAGAGCCACAGCCGAAACGGCCTGTTACGCCCACATTGCCTGCCACGCAGCCAATATCGCCGTCTATTTGGACCGCGAGCTGAAATACGATCCGGTCAAGAATGAATTCATCGATGATCCGCAAGCCAATCGGCTCAGATCCGAAGCATTGCGTGAACCTTGGCGCATCTAA